From Mus musculus strain C57BL/6J chromosome 8, GRCm38.p6 C57BL/6J, a single genomic window includes:
- the Adam20 gene encoding testase-8 isoform X1, translating to MQTTQRASSFAAAEDNIAMDKAVVYTRIPHLYVWLEILNILSSRPLTGYAQHTSLPEVVIPLRVTGNRPMWAMGWLTYSLHFGGQKHFIHIKAKKFLVSRLFSVFTYTKQGALHKDQPYVQNDCYYHGHMDGDPESMVAITTCYGGFQGILQINGTVYEIKPKNLSSTFEHLVHKMDSEETELLPMRCALTEEIAKQMKRQQNENPTLMQNHYEEWWTHRSFLDLALVVDCERIRYHNNNKSHVLVEVFLIISLINKIYFALDIEVVLIGLELWNEGNLVPVDRMQILLEEFCVWKTLSLNIRIPNDIAHLFVNHSFGKFLGLAYVGTVCLPSHNCGVDRLLGPNLFQFAHIIAHEIGHNLGMEHDSSSCTCGGINYCLMSSTYSFNPEFSNCSYSNFWTTYATTNCLRKEKMSIGNLQIQFCGNGVVDDGEQCDCGDRHMCERDQCCNSRCALNDGAACAFGLCCLYCQIMPAGTVCREEVNECDLPEWCNGHSHKCPNDVYLLDGSPCRDGGYCYEKRCNNRDEQCKQIFGKEARSADHSCYRELNTQGDRFGNCGMIRDAYLRCHDSDILCGRVQCENVTRIPFLRDHSTVHWTHLNGVTCWGTDYHFGMTIPDIGIVKDGTDCGPEHVCINKKCVSKPIWLEQCSSKTCTMKGVCNNLHHCHCNRGWDPPHCLESGFGGSVDSGPPPGEEESQQHMDLVLITPILSIVSLVFLLPWLLNRYIRTSSKFEEPTVSTSKEEEESHVASNESEAQQVET from the coding sequence ATGCAGACAACACAAAGGGCATCCTCCTTTGCTGCCGCAGAGGACAACATAGCTATGGATAAGGCTGTGGTATACACAAGGATACCTCATCTGTACGTCTGGCTAGAGATATTGAATATTCTTTCATCACGGCCCTTGACTGGGTATGCTCAGCACACCAGCCTCCCAGAAGTAGTGATACCCTTACGGGTCACAGGCAACAGACCAATGTGGGCTATGGGATGGCTGACCTATAGCCTGCATTTTGGGGGCCAGAAACATTTTATTCACATAAAGGCCAAGAAGTTCTTGGTTTCTAGACTCTTCTCTGTATTCACCTACACTAAGCAAGGTGCTCTGCACAAGGACCAGCCTTATGTCCAGAATGATTGCTACTACCATGGCCATATGGATGGAGACCCAGAGTCTATGGTTGCTATTACCACCTGTTATGGAGGCTTTCAAGGAATATTACAGATAAATGGCACAGTCTATGAAATCAAACCCAAGAACCTTTCTTCCACATTTGAACATTTGGTTCACAAGATGGACAGTGAGGAGACAGAATTACTCCCCATGAGATGTGCATTGACAGAAGAGATAGCAAAGCAAATGAAACGTCAGCAGAATGAGAACCCCACTCTGATGCAAAACCACTATGAGGAATGGTGGACCCACAGGAGTTTTCTTGACCTGGCATTGGTTGTTGACTGTGAGCGAATTCGTTATCATAACAATAACAAATCACACGTGTTAGTGGAAGTATTCTTGATTATCAGTTtaataaataagatttattttgcACTGGATATTGAGGTAGTTTTAATTGGACTTGAGTTGTGGAATGAAGGAAATCTTGTGCCCGTGGATAGAATGCAAATTCTTCTAGAGGAATTTTGTGTTTGGAAGACTCTCAGCCTTAATATTCGAATTCCAAATGACATTGCACATCTTTTTGTGAATCATTCATTTGGTAAATTCCTTGGTTTAGCCTATGTTGGTACTGTCTGTCTGCCATCTCATAATTGTGGAGTTGATCGTCTGTTAGGTCCTAATCTTTTTCAATTTGCACATATTATAGCACATGAGATTGGTCATAATCTGGGTATGGAGCATGATAGCAGCTCATGTACATGTGGAGGAATAAATTATTGCTTAATGTCTTCAACGTACAGTTTCAACCCCGAGTTCAGTAACTGTAGTTATTCTAACTTCTGGACAACATATGCTACTACCAATTGTTTGCGCAAGGAAAAGATGTCAATAGGCAACCTACAAATCCAGTTCTGTGGGAATGGAGTTGTTGACGATGGAGAACAGTGTGATTGTGGAGACAGGCATATGTGTGAAAGAGATCAATGTTGTAACTCCAGGTGTGCCCTTAATGATGGCGCTGCCTGTGCTTTTGGGCTTTGCTGCTTATATTGCCAGATCATGCCAGCAGGCACAGTTTGCCGAGAAGAGGTCAATGAATGTGATCTTCCAGAATGGTGCAACGGACATTCACATAAGTGTCCTAATGACGTTTATTTGCTTGATGGGAGTCCCTGTAGAGATGGTGGCTACTGCTATGAGAAGAGATGTAATAACCGAGATGAACAATGTAAGCAAATCTTCGGCAAAGAAGCCAGGAGTGCAGATCACAGTTGCTACAGAGAACTCAACACCCAAGGTGACCGTTTTGGCAACTGTGGTATGATCAGAGATGCATACTTAAGATGTCATGACTCAGACATCCTCTGTGGCAGAGTTCAATGTGAGAACGTAACACGCATTCCATTTTTGAGGGACCATTCCACTGTACACTGGACTCACCTCAATGGTGTCACCTGTTGGGGGACTGACTACCATTTTGGGATGACAATCCCTGACATTGGTATTGTGAAAGATGGCACAGACTGTGGTCCAGAGCATGTGTGTATTAATAAGAAGTGTGTTAGTAAGCCAATTTGGCTAGAACAGTGTTCATCCAAGACATGTACTATGAAAGGTGTGTGCAACAATTTACATCACTGCCACTGCAACCGGGGGTGGGACCCACCACATTGCCTGGAAAGTGGCTTTGGAGGGAGTGTTGACAGTGGCCCTCCACCTGGAGAAGAGGAATCCCAGCAACATATGGACCTGGTACTGATTACTCCAATTCTTTCCATTGTTTCCTTAGTCTTTCTGTTACCTTGGCTTTTGAATAGGTATATAAGAACATCATCAAAGTTTGAGGAACCCACTGTTTCCACTtccaaggaggaagaagagagccatGTGGCAAGTAATGAGTCAGAAGCGCAACAGGTTGAAACATGA